One Bacteroidota bacterium genomic region harbors:
- a CDS encoding NeuD/PglB/VioB family sugar acetyltransferase has product MKRKDIILIGGGGHCCSCIDVIEQEGKYNIAGIVDTQSKIGESVLGHKIIAGDKDLPKLVKEHSIFFITIGQIGKPEARKKVFHALNGLDVFLPTIISPIAYVSKHAKVGRGTIIMHHAIINAGVLIGHNCIINTKALVEHDAIVGDFCHISTNATINGGVKVENDTFIGSGAVTKENVVIREGSFIKANSIVK; this is encoded by the coding sequence ATGAAGAGAAAAGATATAATATTAATTGGTGGAGGTGGGCATTGTTGTTCATGTATAGATGTTATTGAACAGGAAGGGAAATACAATATTGCCGGTATTGTTGATACTCAAAGTAAAATCGGAGAATCAGTATTAGGGCATAAAATAATTGCTGGCGATAAAGATTTGCCAAAATTAGTTAAGGAACATTCGATTTTTTTTATCACCATAGGGCAAATAGGAAAACCTGAAGCAAGAAAAAAAGTATTCCATGCTCTTAACGGTTTGGATGTTTTTTTGCCCACCATTATTTCTCCCATCGCTTACGTTTCGAAACATGCTAAGGTTGGCAGAGGAACTATTATAATGCATCATGCAATTATTAATGCTGGCGTATTAATCGGACATAATTGTATTATTAACACCAAAGCTCTTGTTGAGCACGATGCCATAGTTGGTGACTTTTGCCATATTTCAACAAATGCCACTATTAATGGCGGAGTAAAAGTAGAGAACGATACTTTTATTGGAAGTGGCGCTGTAACCAAAGAAAATGTGGTGATCAGAGAAGGTAGTTTTATAAAAGCTAACAGTATTGTAAAATAA
- a CDS encoding LegC family aminotransferase has product MYKDTVDYIRNIFHTKETISLHAPLFIGNEKKYVNDCIDSTFVSSAGKYVNEFEKNIATYTGSKYAIATVNGTAALHIALLLAGVKKEDEVITQALSFVATSNAINYTGANPVFLDVDKSTLGLSPDKLNFFLERNTEIKKDGCYNIKSGKRISACVPMHTFGFPCRIQEIIDVCAKYNIPVVEDAAESIGSSYKGKHTGTFGLLGTLSFNGNKIITCGGGGAIITDNEALAKLAKHITTTAKQPHAWEYIHDMIGYNYRMPNINAALACAQLEQLNFFIEKKRELAKKYKLFFEKTNIKFITEPENCKANYWLNCICLESRKERDDFLKYSNENGVMTRPVWKLTNKLTMYQSCQTDSLENSQWIEDRIVNLPSSMIL; this is encoded by the coding sequence ATGTATAAAGATACCGTTGACTATATAAGAAACATATTTCACACAAAGGAAACAATTTCTCTTCACGCACCATTATTTATTGGGAATGAAAAAAAATACGTTAATGATTGCATTGATTCCACTTTTGTATCCTCAGCAGGAAAGTATGTAAATGAGTTTGAAAAAAATATCGCCACCTATACAGGTTCAAAATATGCTATTGCTACCGTAAACGGAACTGCTGCCTTACACATTGCTTTGCTTCTTGCCGGAGTAAAAAAAGAAGATGAGGTAATTACTCAAGCTCTTTCATTTGTGGCTACATCCAATGCCATAAATTATACCGGAGCCAATCCTGTTTTTCTCGATGTTGACAAAAGCACACTAGGGCTATCTCCTGATAAGTTGAATTTTTTTTTAGAAAGAAACACAGAAATTAAAAAAGATGGCTGCTATAATATTAAATCAGGCAAACGGATTTCCGCATGTGTTCCCATGCATACCTTTGGATTTCCTTGCAGGATACAAGAAATAATTGATGTTTGTGCTAAATATAATATACCTGTAGTAGAAGATGCGGCTGAATCAATCGGGAGTAGTTATAAAGGCAAACATACCGGAACATTTGGTTTACTCGGAACATTAAGTTTTAACGGGAATAAAATTATTACCTGTGGCGGTGGTGGTGCAATAATTACTGATAATGAGGCATTGGCAAAACTGGCAAAACATATCACAACCACAGCCAAGCAGCCACATGCATGGGAATATATTCATGATATGATTGGTTATAATTACCGTATGCCAAACATTAACGCTGCATTAGCATGTGCTCAGTTGGAACAGTTGAATTTCTTTATTGAAAAAAAAAGAGAATTGGCTAAGAAGTACAAATTATTTTTTGAAAAAACGAACATTAAATTTATTACAGAGCCAGAAAATTGCAAAGCAAACTATTGGCTGAATTGTATTTGTTTGGAGAGCAGAAAGGAACGCGATGATTTTTTGAAGTATTCAAATGAAAACGGTGTGATGACCCGCCCTGTATGGAAACTTACGAACAAACTTACTATGTATCAAAGTTGTCAAACCGATTCTTTAGAAAACAGCCAATGGATTGAAGATAGAATTGTTAATTTGCCAAGTAGTATGATTTTATGA